A region of Burkholderiales bacterium JOSHI_001 DNA encodes the following proteins:
- a CDS encoding galactose mutarotase-like enzyme (PFAM: Aldose 1-epimerase): MTTTPPTETGAPPTLELRSGDLRLALRPDLGGCIAGLWLGDVAVLRECPPAALTSARASGSFPLVPYSNRLGYRRFDWRGRHYSTQPNFDDNPHSVHGVAWQQPWSVEAQSAGKVVLEYTHPSNPDWPFAFHVAQSFELTPNALRVTLTATNIDARQGPMGLGWHPYFPKRSRSHIQLAVAQRWDSDAAGLPVGAVAQGAIAADVAALNFDHCFDGWQGAARIRDEALNLTLTSSLDRVVIYTPGDKPYYCVEPVSHVSDAFHLADPLAHGLVALDPGQTTSAWMQIDVARA; the protein is encoded by the coding sequence GTGACCACGACACCTCCCACCGAAACCGGCGCCCCGCCAACCCTGGAACTGCGCAGCGGCGATCTGCGGCTGGCCCTGCGACCTGACCTGGGCGGCTGCATCGCCGGTCTGTGGCTGGGCGATGTGGCCGTGCTGCGCGAATGCCCGCCCGCCGCGCTGACCAGCGCGCGCGCCAGTGGCAGCTTCCCGCTGGTGCCCTATTCCAACCGCCTGGGCTACCGCCGCTTTGACTGGCGCGGCCGGCACTACAGCACCCAGCCCAATTTCGACGACAACCCCCATTCGGTGCACGGCGTGGCCTGGCAGCAGCCCTGGTCGGTGGAAGCGCAGTCGGCGGGCAAGGTGGTGCTGGAGTACACGCACCCCAGCAACCCGGACTGGCCGTTTGCCTTCCATGTGGCGCAGAGCTTCGAGCTGACGCCCAACGCCCTGCGGGTCACGCTCACCGCCACCAACATCGATGCCCGCCAGGGCCCCATGGGCCTGGGCTGGCACCCCTATTTCCCCAAGCGCAGCCGCAGCCACATCCAGCTGGCCGTGGCCCAGCGCTGGGACAGCGACGCCGCCGGCTTGCCGGTGGGCGCGGTGGCGCAGGGCGCCATCGCCGCCGACGTGGCAGCACTGAACTTCGACCACTGCTTCGACGGCTGGCAGGGCGCGGCCCGCATCCGTGACGAGGCGCTCAACCTCACGCTGACGTCCTCCCTGGATCGGGTTGTCATCTACACCCCCGGCGACAAGCCCTACTACTGCGTGGAACCCGTCAGCCACGTCAGCGATGCCTTCCACCTGGCCGACCCGCTGGCCCATGGCCTGGTGGCGCTGGACCCGGGGCAGACCACCAGCGCCTGGATGCAGATCGACGTGGCGCGCGCCTGA
- a CDS encoding phenazine biosynthesis protein PhzF family (PFAM: Phenazine biosynthesis-like protein~TIGRFAM: phenazine biosynthesis protein PhzF family) — protein sequence MSTRRFAQLDVFTASPLRGNPLAVVIDGEGLSDAQMADFAKWTNLSETTFLLPPTDPGADYRVRIFTPGGELPFAGHPTLGSCHAWLAAGGVPRDPGQVVQQCGVGRVRVKRDGTRLAFAAPPLRQSGPAADPALRAQVRATLGVPDDALLRLQWVDNGPGWLAALLPDAATVLALKPDFNAMGDLKLGVVGAHPAASECQWELRAFVPTLGVKEDPVTGSLNAGVAQWLIGEGLAPDCYVAAQGAALGRAGRVHVQRQGADIWVGGDTVALVQGSLSL from the coding sequence ATGAGCACGCGCCGATTTGCGCAACTGGATGTCTTCACCGCCTCGCCGCTGCGTGGCAACCCGCTGGCCGTGGTGATCGACGGCGAAGGCCTCAGCGACGCGCAGATGGCCGACTTCGCGAAGTGGACCAATCTCTCCGAAACCACCTTCCTGCTGCCCCCCACCGACCCGGGCGCCGACTACCGCGTGCGCATCTTCACCCCCGGCGGCGAACTGCCCTTCGCCGGCCACCCCACGCTGGGCAGTTGCCACGCCTGGCTGGCCGCGGGCGGCGTGCCGCGCGACCCCGGCCAGGTGGTGCAGCAATGCGGCGTGGGCCGGGTGCGCGTGAAGCGCGACGGCACGCGCCTGGCCTTCGCGGCGCCGCCGCTGCGCCAAAGTGGCCCCGCAGCCGACCCGGCGCTGCGCGCCCAGGTGCGCGCCACCCTGGGGGTGCCCGACGATGCGCTGCTGCGCCTGCAGTGGGTGGACAACGGCCCCGGCTGGCTGGCCGCACTGCTGCCCGACGCGGCCACGGTGCTGGCGCTGAAGCCCGACTTCAACGCCATGGGCGACCTGAAGCTGGGCGTGGTGGGCGCTCACCCGGCGGCCAGCGAATGCCAATGGGAACTGCGCGCCTTCGTGCCCACGTTGGGGGTGAAGGAAGACCCGGTCACTGGCAGCCTGAATGCGGGCGTGGCGCAGTGGCTCATCGGTGAAGGCCTGGCGCCGGACTGCTATGTGGCGGCGCAGGGTGCCGCGCTGGGCCGCGCCGGCCGGGTGCATGTGCAGCGCCAGGGCGCGGACATCTGGGTGGGCGGCGACACCGTGGCACTGGTGCAGGGCAGCTTGAGCCTGTGA
- a CDS encoding cytochrome c556 (PFAM: Cytochrome C') — MKRFALAALATIAALSSLPAAAQFAKPEDAIKYRKAAFTVMANHFGRVGAMANDKAPWDAKAAADSMVIVMDLHKLPFTAFGDGTDKGGDTKALPEVWSKKAGFETARDKMFTEMAKLNDAVKTGSLDNVKKAFGPTGGACKGCHDDFRAK; from the coding sequence ATGAAACGTTTCGCCCTGGCCGCCCTGGCCACCATCGCCGCGCTGTCCAGCCTGCCTGCTGCCGCTCAGTTCGCCAAGCCTGAAGACGCCATCAAGTACCGCAAGGCTGCATTCACCGTGATGGCCAACCACTTCGGTCGCGTCGGCGCCATGGCCAATGACAAGGCACCGTGGGACGCCAAGGCCGCGGCCGACAGCATGGTGATCGTGATGGACCTGCACAAGCTGCCCTTCACGGCCTTCGGTGACGGCACCGACAAGGGCGGCGACACCAAGGCGCTGCCCGAGGTGTGGAGCAAGAAGGCCGGCTTCGAAACCGCCCGCGACAAGATGTTCACCGAAATGGCCAAGCTGAACGACGCCGTGAAGACCGGCAGCCTGGACAACGTGAAGAAGGCCTTCGGCCCCACCGGCGGTGCCTGCAAGGGCTGCCACGACGACTTCCGCGCGAAGTAA
- a CDS encoding putative Zn-dependent hydrolase of beta-lactamase fold codes for MPAMLIRTLASLLLCMALSAGAHAPGAPGAPPHHRGGHFQNNHLDFEPKGLLALTQWRLQALREGLPRPPQTPTPVVAPDLAFLRANAQAGASALPTATWIGHATVLVQLPTAQGVVHLLTDPIFAERASPLAFIGPKRAQPPGIALADLPHIDLVVVSHNHYDHLDAASLLALNAQPGRPPLFVVPLGNKAWLQDAGIANAVELDWWQSHTLGEVQVMLTPVQHWSGRTLTDRLKTLWGGYAITSAHFHVFHAGDTGYSADFVATRERLAPLQKDGGFDLALIPIGAYEPRWFMASQHVNPAEALQIHRDLGAKQSLGMHWGTFELTDESLDEPPRELARVRQAAGVSENDFFVLAVGQTKRFAPRR; via the coding sequence ATGCCCGCCATGCTGATCCGCACCCTGGCTTCACTGCTGCTTTGCATGGCGCTGTCCGCCGGCGCCCACGCCCCCGGGGCACCCGGCGCGCCGCCCCACCACCGCGGTGGCCACTTCCAGAACAACCACCTGGACTTCGAACCCAAAGGCCTGCTGGCGCTGACGCAGTGGCGCCTGCAGGCCCTGCGTGAAGGCCTGCCCAGGCCACCCCAAACGCCCACGCCGGTGGTGGCGCCCGACCTGGCCTTCCTGCGCGCCAATGCCCAGGCCGGCGCGTCCGCGCTGCCCACGGCCACCTGGATCGGGCACGCGACGGTGCTGGTGCAACTGCCCACCGCGCAGGGCGTGGTTCACCTGCTGACCGACCCGATCTTTGCCGAGCGCGCCTCGCCGCTGGCCTTCATCGGCCCGAAGCGCGCGCAACCGCCGGGCATCGCCCTGGCCGATCTGCCGCACATCGACCTGGTGGTGGTGTCGCACAACCACTACGACCACCTGGACGCGGCCAGCCTGCTGGCGCTGAACGCCCAGCCCGGCAGGCCGCCGCTGTTCGTGGTGCCGCTGGGCAACAAGGCCTGGCTGCAGGATGCCGGCATCGCGAACGCGGTGGAGTTGGACTGGTGGCAGAGCCACACGCTGGGCGAGGTGCAGGTGATGCTGACGCCGGTGCAGCACTGGTCCGGCCGCACACTCACCGACCGGCTGAAGACCTTGTGGGGCGGCTACGCCATCACCTCAGCGCACTTCCATGTCTTCCATGCGGGCGACACCGGCTATTCGGCCGACTTCGTGGCCACGCGCGAGCGCCTGGCGCCCCTGCAGAAGGACGGTGGCTTTGACCTGGCCTTGATTCCGATCGGCGCTTACGAACCACGCTGGTTCATGGCCAGCCAGCACGTGAACCCGGCCGAGGCGCTGCAGATCCACCGTGACCTGGGCGCGAAACAATCGCTGGGCATGCACTGGGGCACCTTCGAGCTGACCGACGAATCGCTGGACGAGCCACCGCGTGAACTGGCCCGCGTGCGACAGGCCGCGGGCGTCAGCGAGAACGACTTCTTCGTGCTGGCCGTGGGTCAGACGAAGCGCTTTGCACCACGTCGCTGA
- a CDS encoding cytochrome b (PFAM: Cytochrome b(N-terminal)/b6/petB) — MTSINPSSPLQPVRVWDLPTRAFHWLLAACVVGLVITGHVGGDALMWHMRLGLTVGALVLFRILWGLVGGRWSRFASFVRGPGTVLRYLRGDTRPGDHFHVGHNPLGAGSVLALLTLLAVQVGTGLLADDEIATTGPLNKYVSTATGLAATSWHKDAGQWILVALVLLHIGAIVFYRVKKGQDLVRPMLVGDKELPADVPASTDSIVTRGLALAIAAACGALAAWVGRLG, encoded by the coding sequence ATGACATCCATCAACCCCTCCAGCCCGCTTCAGCCCGTCCGCGTGTGGGACCTGCCCACCCGCGCCTTCCATTGGTTGCTGGCGGCCTGTGTGGTGGGCCTGGTCATCACCGGCCATGTGGGGGGCGACGCGCTGATGTGGCACATGCGCCTGGGTCTGACGGTGGGCGCGCTGGTGCTGTTCCGCATCCTCTGGGGCCTGGTGGGCGGGCGCTGGTCGCGCTTTGCCAGTTTCGTGCGCGGCCCGGGCACGGTGCTGCGCTACCTGCGCGGCGACACACGCCCGGGCGACCATTTCCACGTCGGCCACAACCCGTTGGGCGCCGGCTCGGTGCTGGCGCTGCTGACGCTGCTGGCCGTGCAGGTGGGCACTGGCCTGCTGGCCGACGACGAAATTGCCACCACCGGCCCGCTGAACAAGTACGTGTCCACCGCCACCGGCCTGGCCGCCACCAGCTGGCACAAGGACGCGGGCCAGTGGATCCTGGTCGCCCTGGTGCTGCTGCACATCGGCGCCATCGTGTTCTACCGCGTCAAGAAGGGCCAGGACCTGGTGCGGCCCATGCTGGTGGGCGACAAGGAACTGCCGGCCGACGTGCCCGCGTCCACCGACTCCATCGTCACCCGCGGTCTGGCCCTGGCCATCGCTGCAGCGTGCGGCGCGCTGGCCGCCTGGGTCGGGCGCCTGGGCTGA
- a CDS encoding putative metal-dependent hydrolase related to alanyl-tRNA synthetase HxxxH domain (PFAM: Threonyl and Alanyl tRNA synthetase second additional domain; tRNA synthetases class II (A)) — protein sequence MTEELFRDDAKLPRCDATLQAITEQGLVLDRTVFYPQGGGQAGDAGVFRLADGRQIAIADTRKGSEPGQIVHVPAEGSDLSGLAPGLPVSAHIDLQRRQAHMRFHTATHLLCALIPHPVDGCSITAAYARLDFHMTEPLDKDEISRGLARLVAEAHPITQRWITEAELDANPGLVRSMSVQPPRGQGRVRVIDIEGVDLQPCGGTHVANTAEIGAVVVTKIEKKSARTRRVVLGFAAAP from the coding sequence ATGACCGAAGAACTGTTCCGAGACGATGCCAAGCTGCCGCGTTGTGATGCCACGCTGCAGGCCATCACCGAGCAAGGCCTGGTGCTGGACCGCACGGTGTTCTACCCGCAGGGCGGCGGCCAGGCGGGCGACGCTGGCGTGTTCAGGCTGGCCGACGGACGCCAGATCGCCATCGCCGACACCCGCAAGGGCAGCGAGCCGGGGCAGATCGTGCACGTGCCGGCCGAAGGCAGCGACCTGTCCGGGCTGGCGCCGGGGCTGCCGGTCAGCGCGCACATCGACCTGCAGCGACGCCAGGCCCACATGCGCTTTCACACCGCCACGCACCTGCTGTGCGCGCTGATCCCGCACCCGGTGGATGGCTGCTCGATCACCGCGGCCTATGCGCGGCTGGACTTCCACATGACCGAGCCGCTGGACAAGGACGAGATCTCGCGCGGCCTGGCGCGGCTGGTGGCCGAGGCCCACCCCATCACCCAGCGCTGGATCACCGAAGCCGAACTGGACGCCAACCCGGGCCTGGTGCGCAGCATGAGCGTGCAACCCCCGCGGGGCCAGGGCCGCGTGCGGGTGATCGACATCGAGGGCGTGGACCTGCAGCCCTGCGGCGGGACGCATGTGGCCAACACGGCGGAGATTGGGGCCGTGGTGGTGACCAAGATCGAGAAGAAGTCGGCCAGGACGCGGCGCGTGGTGCTGGGCTTCGCCGCCGCGCCCTGA
- a CDS encoding acetyltransferase (PFAM: Acetyltransferase (GNAT) family), with the protein MSSLMEIALVQPDSPALWDATRALMREYALGLGVDLCFQNFEAELASLPGEYAGPRGLLLLALVDGQAAACGAFRPLPDVDYANACEMKRLYVAPGYRQYGLGRQLAQALIDHAIEAGYSAMLLDTLDDMEAARGLYESLGFEEIAPYYFNPIPGAHYLKVDLRADHAPTAFRRTR; encoded by the coding sequence ATGTCCAGCCTGATGGAGATTGCCCTGGTGCAACCCGACAGCCCCGCGCTGTGGGACGCCACGCGTGCGCTGATGCGCGAGTACGCACTGGGCCTGGGCGTGGACCTGTGCTTCCAGAACTTCGAAGCCGAACTGGCCAGCTTGCCCGGTGAATACGCCGGCCCACGCGGCCTGCTGCTGCTGGCCCTGGTGGACGGCCAAGCCGCCGCCTGCGGCGCCTTCCGGCCGCTGCCCGATGTGGACTACGCCAACGCCTGCGAAATGAAGCGCCTGTACGTGGCGCCCGGCTACCGCCAGTACGGGTTGGGCCGCCAGCTGGCGCAGGCGCTGATCGACCACGCCATCGAAGCCGGCTACTCGGCCATGCTGCTGGACACCCTGGACGACATGGAAGCCGCGCGCGGGCTGTACGAAAGCCTGGGCTTCGAAGAGATTGCGCCCTATTACTTCAACCCCATTCCGGGCGCACACTACCTCAAGGTGGACCTGCGTGCGGACCACGCTCCCACGGCCTTCAGGAGAACGCGATGA
- a CDS encoding gluconolactonase (PFAM: SMP-30/Gluconolaconase/LRE-like region): MLDEHSFTPLPVAPSQLGESPLWHPVEQVLYWCDIPEKRVHRWNPNTGEAAHWDFDSEAACIAPLLGGGLLVAARKGLWRLNTDNGERQQVAAAPYDAAHQRFNDGKADPLGRFWAGSYSDRKLPESALYCYSARAGFNRVAEGITNSNGLAFSPDGRTVTWADTTAHTLWAFDFDAAAATLSRRRVLGQWALKPADGNLANYGGRPDGAAMDSEGTLWIAMYEGQRLLRLALDGTVLLELKLPVRCATMPCFGGPDLRTLYITTARAHRPAEELARQPLAGCVLQARVEVPGLPAHMARL; encoded by the coding sequence GTGCTGGACGAACACAGCTTCACCCCGCTGCCGGTGGCGCCCAGCCAACTGGGCGAGTCGCCGCTGTGGCACCCGGTGGAGCAGGTGCTTTACTGGTGCGACATCCCGGAAAAGCGGGTGCACCGCTGGAACCCGAACACCGGTGAGGCGGCGCACTGGGACTTCGACAGCGAAGCCGCCTGCATCGCACCGCTGCTGGGTGGCGGCCTGCTGGTGGCGGCGCGCAAGGGCCTGTGGCGCTTGAACACCGACAACGGCGAACGCCAGCAGGTGGCCGCCGCGCCGTATGACGCGGCGCACCAGCGCTTCAACGATGGCAAGGCCGACCCGCTGGGGCGGTTCTGGGCTGGCAGCTACAGCGACCGCAAACTGCCCGAAAGCGCGCTGTACTGCTACAGCGCTCGCGCCGGTTTCAACCGCGTGGCCGAAGGCATCACCAACAGCAACGGCCTGGCCTTCAGCCCCGACGGCCGCACCGTCACCTGGGCCGACACCACCGCGCACACGCTGTGGGCCTTTGATTTCGACGCCGCGGCGGCCACCCTGTCGCGCCGGCGCGTGCTGGGCCAATGGGCGCTCAAGCCAGCCGATGGCAACCTGGCGAACTACGGCGGCCGCCCCGATGGTGCGGCCATGGACAGCGAAGGCACGCTGTGGATCGCCATGTACGAAGGCCAGCGCCTGCTGCGCCTGGCGCTGGACGGCACGGTGCTGCTGGAGCTGAAGCTGCCGGTGCGCTGCGCCACCATGCCCTGCTTCGGCGGGCCGGACCTGCGCACGCTGTACATCACCACGGCGCGCGCGCACCGACCGGCGGAAGAACTGGCGCGCCAGCCGCTGGCCGGCTGTGTGCTGCAGGCGCGGGTGGAGGTGCCGGGGCTGCCGGCGCACATGGCGCGTCTGTGA
- a CDS encoding 2,4-dihydroxyhept-2-ene-1,7-dioic acid aldolase (PFAM: HpcH/HpaI aldolase/citrate lyase family) — MNLFRQLLRSSGSQIPIGTWVMSASPLVAEAVGHAGFDWGVIDMEHAPLDIMGVVHLLQAVGNTRMVPVVRVPWNDAVTVKRVLDAGATTVLFPFVQNADEARQAVAATRYPPQGLRGMAGMSRASKFGTTPNYLKTANQNMGVIVQLETAHALQQIEAIAAVDGVDALFIGPADLSGSMGFPGEANHPAVLEAMADAARRCRAIGKPLGTLGAAPDMVVRYRAMGYSYVAVGTDLGMLMRGAQTAVAALRVQEGGTHVHSLTAGTATEAGY; from the coding sequence ATGAACCTTTTTCGCCAGTTGCTGCGTTCCAGCGGCAGCCAGATTCCCATCGGGACCTGGGTGATGAGCGCCAGCCCGCTGGTGGCCGAAGCGGTGGGCCACGCCGGCTTCGACTGGGGCGTGATCGACATGGAGCATGCGCCGCTGGACATCATGGGCGTGGTGCACCTGCTGCAGGCGGTGGGCAACACCCGCATGGTGCCGGTGGTGCGGGTGCCCTGGAACGACGCCGTCACGGTCAAGCGCGTGCTGGACGCCGGCGCCACCACGGTGCTGTTCCCCTTCGTGCAGAACGCCGACGAAGCGCGCCAGGCCGTGGCCGCCACGCGCTACCCGCCGCAGGGCCTGCGCGGCATGGCCGGCATGAGCCGGGCGTCCAAGTTCGGCACCACGCCCAACTACCTGAAGACGGCCAACCAGAACATGGGCGTCATCGTGCAGCTTGAAACCGCGCACGCGCTGCAGCAGATCGAGGCGATCGCCGCGGTGGACGGGGTGGACGCCCTGTTCATCGGCCCGGCCGATCTGTCGGGCAGCATGGGTTTTCCCGGCGAGGCCAACCACCCGGCAGTGCTGGAAGCCATGGCCGACGCGGCGCGGCGCTGCCGTGCCATCGGCAAGCCGCTGGGCACCCTGGGTGCGGCGCCCGACATGGTGGTGCGCTACCGGGCCATGGGCTACAGCTATGTGGCGGTGGGCACCGACCTGGGCATGCTGATGCGCGGCGCGCAAACCGCCGTGGCGGCATTGCGGGTGCAAGAAGGCGGCACCCATGTGCATTCCCTCACTGCCGGCACCGCCACCGAGGCCGGTTATTGA